A stretch of Myxococcus hansupus DNA encodes these proteins:
- a CDS encoding sigma-70 family RNA polymerase sigma factor — MKDLPDSGKLAFGFEEHRTALVGHCYRMLGSIAEADDAVQETLVRAWRAMDRFEGRASPRTWLYSIATRVCLDALAKSGRRARPMELGPAYSIDGPLTPLPADSWLEPIPDALAVPSDADPAERLALRQSIRLAFLAALQHLPPKQRAVLLLAEVLGWPATEIAETLETSVASVNSALQRARATVADLGLEDTDFQSPQSDAQAALLNRYVDAFERYDMDAFTALLHEEVTLSMPPFALWLQGPESIRGWFLGRGAVCRGSRLVPASACGSPAFGQYHDDGSGGPLHPWSLIVLEMAGGRIAAMTHFLDAKTLFPRFGLPLELPR; from the coding sequence ATGAAGGACCTTCCGGATTCGGGGAAGCTGGCGTTTGGATTCGAGGAGCACCGCACGGCGCTCGTCGGTCATTGCTACCGCATGCTGGGCTCCATCGCGGAGGCGGACGACGCCGTCCAGGAGACGCTGGTGCGGGCGTGGCGCGCGATGGACCGCTTCGAGGGGCGCGCGTCGCCTCGGACCTGGCTGTACAGCATCGCCACGCGCGTGTGCCTGGACGCCTTGGCGAAGAGCGGGCGCCGCGCGCGGCCCATGGAGCTGGGGCCCGCGTACTCCATCGACGGGCCGTTGACGCCGCTGCCCGCGGACAGTTGGCTCGAGCCCATCCCGGACGCGTTGGCCGTGCCCTCGGACGCGGACCCCGCCGAACGGTTGGCGCTGCGCCAGAGCATCCGGCTCGCGTTCCTCGCGGCGCTTCAGCACCTGCCGCCGAAGCAGCGCGCGGTGCTGCTGCTGGCCGAGGTCCTGGGCTGGCCCGCCACGGAGATCGCCGAGACGCTGGAGACGTCGGTGGCCTCGGTCAACAGCGCGCTTCAGCGCGCCCGGGCGACGGTGGCGGACCTGGGCCTGGAGGACACCGACTTCCAGTCGCCTCAGTCCGACGCTCAGGCGGCGTTGCTGAATCGTTACGTGGACGCGTTCGAGCGCTACGACATGGACGCCTTCACGGCGCTGCTCCACGAGGAGGTCACCCTGTCGATGCCTCCGTTCGCGCTGTGGCTCCAGGGGCCCGAATCCATTCGCGGCTGGTTCCTCGGCCGGGGGGCGGTCTGCCGAGGCTCCCGGTTGGTGCCGGCCTCCGCGTGCGGCTCACCGGCCTTTGGCCAGTACCACGACGACGGCTCCGGGGGCCCTTTGCACCCGTGGTCACTCATCGTCCTCGAAATGGCCGGTGGACGCATCGCGGCAATGACCCACTTCCTCGACGCGAAGACGTTATTCCCCCGGTTCGGCCTCCCCCTGGAGCTGCCCCGGTAG
- a CDS encoding VOC family protein has translation MKVSRPRKLFLNLPVADLKRSVDFFTKLGFEFNKDFTDDNATCMVVGEDAFVMLLTDARFKDFIKKPLHDATQSTAGTYAVSATSREEVDALVKIALANGGTPAAEAMDLGFMYGGSFYDPDGHHWELAWMDPNQMPPQ, from the coding sequence ATGAAGGTCAGCCGTCCCCGCAAGCTCTTCCTCAACCTGCCCGTGGCCGACCTGAAGCGGTCGGTGGATTTCTTCACGAAGCTGGGCTTCGAGTTCAACAAGGACTTCACCGACGACAACGCCACCTGCATGGTGGTGGGTGAGGACGCGTTCGTGATGCTGCTCACGGATGCTCGCTTCAAGGACTTCATCAAGAAGCCGCTGCACGACGCGACGCAGAGCACCGCCGGCACCTATGCGGTGTCCGCCACCAGCCGCGAGGAGGTCGATGCGCTGGTGAAGATTGCCCTGGCCAATGGTGGCACCCCCGCTGCGGAGGCCATGGACCTGGGCTTCATGTATGGCGGCAGCTTCTACGACCCGGACGGTCACCACTGGGAGCTGGCTTGGATGGACCCGAACCAGATGCCCCCGCAGTAG